AGTTGGTCTGGACAGACTAAAGTCCGTCCTACTTTCGCGGTGCCGGTGCAAATGGCAAAAGCCTCAACCGCCACTGTTCAGTGTAATTCTGAGACAGCGCCTGTTGAGGCTTTTGCTTTGCCTTGAATAATAGAACCGGCCTTTACCAGCCGTTAATCGCCAACCGGCCATTTTCCATCACCACGACAATCGGGATGATCTTGTATTGCTTGTCCAGGAAATAGTATACGCAATCGGAGCGCACCGTTGATTCCGTACTGGCGCCGGAAGCAGTGATTGCGGCCTCCATGACTTTGTCGTCTTTGCGGTCGCCCAACATACTTTCGCGCAAGGTTTTCTTTTCATCGGTCAGCCGTTGCTTCCCGGTAGCAGAGAGCAGGTTTTCCGCTTCACCCCAATTCTGGTCTTTGATGAACCCGTTGAATTTGTTGATGAGATCGCTGATCTGTTTCGGGTCTGTCAGCGAAACCGGCGGCGGTGGCGGCACCGGCGGTTTGCGGTTGGCCGCCCAATGGTAGGTGCGCCAGGAACCAAAGAAAAAGAGGATGGCGAAAATCCAGAGGAACATCGTCAGCCGCCGGCCACGTTCATTGGCCTTGGCATCCTCTATATTTTCGCGTTCAGTCGTGTCTTCAAAAACTGTTCTCATGATTGTCTTCCCAAGTTGTTAGCGTCGCCCACGCAAGGCCTGCTCAATGACGCGCAAAGTAACGTACCGTTTCAGCGGCTGTCAAACCGCCCTTTTGCGGGCGCGTGTTATGCAAAGCTACATCGGCACGAACGGCAGGGCGGGGCAGGTCTTGCAGCTTTGCCACGGCCATAGCGTTGCGCCGATGCGCCTTTGGCGGTTAAGCTGCGCCTTAATTCTCAACCCGGCAGAACACACACAGCATTTATGAGCATCAAGACTACACTTGGCATTATCGGCCTGGGCACCGTCGGCACAGGCGTCGTCAATTTATTGCGCGACAATCCCCAGTTCGACATTCGCGGCATCGCCGTCGCCCACCTCGACAAACCGCGCGAAGTGGACTTGCAACAACTCGCGCTCACCAACGACCCCTTCAAACTGGCCGACGACCCGGAGATTGAAGTCATTGTCGAAGTTGTGGGCGGCGTTGACCCCATGTACGAGGTGGTCAAACGCGCGCTCACCAACGGCAAACACCTGGTCACCGCCAACAAAGAACTCATTGCCAAACACGGCCCCGAGCTTTTCGCGCTGGCCAATGCACACAACGTCACGATCTTTTTTGAAGCGGCGGTTGGCGGCGGCATCCCGTTGATTTCGACTTTGCAACGCGGCCTCCAAGCCAATCGCATCGCGCGCGTCGCCGGCATCATCAACGGCACGACTAACTACATCCTGACCAAAATGGAGTTGGAGAAGAAGCCCTTTGCCGAAGCCTTGAGCGAAGCGCAGGCCGCAGGCTTTGCCGAAACCGACCCGACCAACGACATCGAAGGCTTTGATGTCGTTTACAAAATCGCCATCCTTTCCTCGCTCGCCTTTCAAACGCCGGTCGAAGTCGGCCAGATTTACCGCCAGGGCATCACCGCCATAAGCGACCTGGACATTCAACTCGCCAACGAATTCGGCTACCGCATCAAGATGATCGGCCTGGCGCAGCCGGGGAATGACGAACAGCCAGAAACCAACTTTCCACAAAGACTCGACGTGCGCGCGCACCCGATGCTCGTCCCGCAGCATCATCCGTTGGCGGGCGTCGAGGGCGTCAACAATGCGATTTTCATCAGCGGCAGCGCGGTCGGCGAAATCATGCTGTTCGGCCCCGGCGCGGGCCGCTACCCCACGGCCAGTGCGGTCGTCGGCGATGTGATCAATCTGGCCAGTGCCATCAAGCTGCCCGACTTCGCGCGTTACTTCCAATCCTCCATCCGCTCGCAAGCCTCTGAAGTTTTCCCGATTGCCGAAACGGTGAACGGCTATTACATCCGCCTCGAAACGCGCGACTCGCCCGGCGTCATCGGCCATCTGGGCCAGGCTTTCGGCAACCACGGCGTCAGTTTGCACAGCTTCACGCAAAAGGGCGTGACCGAAGACGGCACGGCGACCATCGTCTTGCTGACACATCGCGTGCGCGAGCAGCAATTGCAGGACGCGCTGCGCGAGATCGAAGCGCAGCCGACGACGAAGCAAGTGGCGATTGTGTTGCGCGTCTTGAATTAACCCTGGGAGCGCAGACGTCTCACCTGCTAATAAAAAAAGCGGCGCAGCCTTCCTTATTCCAGTGTTGGCAATGTGC
This genomic window from Acidobacteriota bacterium contains:
- a CDS encoding homoserine dehydrogenase, translated to MSIKTTLGIIGLGTVGTGVVNLLRDNPQFDIRGIAVAHLDKPREVDLQQLALTNDPFKLADDPEIEVIVEVVGGVDPMYEVVKRALTNGKHLVTANKELIAKHGPELFALANAHNVTIFFEAAVGGGIPLISTLQRGLQANRIARVAGIINGTTNYILTKMELEKKPFAEALSEAQAAGFAETDPTNDIEGFDVVYKIAILSSLAFQTPVEVGQIYRQGITAISDLDIQLANEFGYRIKMIGLAQPGNDEQPETNFPQRLDVRAHPMLVPQHHPLAGVEGVNNAIFISGSAVGEIMLFGPGAGRYPTASAVVGDVINLASAIKLPDFARYFQSSIRSQASEVFPIAETVNGYYIRLETRDSPGVIGHLGQAFGNHGVSLHSFTQKGVTEDGTATIVLLTHRVREQQLQDALREIEAQPTTKQVAIVLRVLN